The Actinomycetes bacterium nucleotide sequence TGAAGAACATCAGCGGCATGGCCGTGAAGGCCGTGACCGTCCAGAGGTTGGTCGAGTGGTACAGGACCACCCGGGCAAGCGCGAACGCACGGAGTGCGTCTAGGTACACGCTGCGCTCGCTGTTTCGCCCCAACAGTCCTGTCCCGGTCGTGCGCCGAACCGCCAACGGCGCCCGGGGACAGTGTGGACCTAGGGTCCCCCCGCGCTCAAGAGCGCCGGCAGGGAAGAAATCCCATCGAGGTGCACGACCGAGTCGGGGAGGTTGTCCTCGTCGATCGCCTCCAGGGCCCAGGTGGTGTGGTACGGCACGTGCACGCCCCGACCGCCCAGCGCCACCACCGGCAGAATGTCCGACCGCAGCGAGTTGCCGACCATGACGAAACCCCCTGGTTCCACGGAATGGGCATCGAGGATGCGCGCGTAGGTGTCCGGGTCCTTCTCGCTGACGATGTGTATGCCCTCGAAGTGCTCAGCCAGGCCCGATCGGGCCACCTTCGACTCCTGGTGCAGCAGGTCGCCCTTGGTCACCAGCAGGAGCCTGTGGTCCCGGGCCAGCAGTTCCACTGTTTCCGCCACCCCTGAAAGAAGCTCCACCGGGTGTTCCATCATTTCCTTTGACCACTCCACGATCCGGTGGATCTCCGAAGCGGTGACCTGCTGGGCCGACACCTCGATGGCAGTCTCGATCATCGAGATGGTGAACGCCTTCACTCCGTATCCGAACAGCGCGAGGTTGCGTTGCTCCACCTCGATCAGGCGTGCCTCGGCCTCTGCCGTGTGCGTCACGTATGGCTCCAGCAGGTCGGCCAGCCTCTCTGTGGTGGTGACGAAGTGGTTTTCGCTGTGCCAGAGCGTGTCGTCGCCGTCGAGGCCGATCACCGGGGTGCCGGTCGGCGTGGTCGTGCCCATCTCGGTGACGGTAGTGGCGAGTACCGTGAGTGCGTGCAAATAACTCCCCAGCTCGCAGTCGATGCACCGAAGGTGTTGTTGCACGACCACCTCGACGGCGGACTCCGGCCGACCACGATCATCGAGTTGGCTGGCGAGTACGGCTACGACGGCCTGCCGTCGACCGACCCCGACGAGCTCGCCGCCTCGGTCCGCAGGGGGGCCAACCGCCGCGACCTCGAGTTGTACCTGCAGACGTTCGCCCACACCGTCGGCGTCATGCAGCACGCCGGGGCCATCACAAGGGTCGCTCGGGAGTGTGCGGAGGATCTGGCGGCCGACGGGGCGGTCTACGCCGAGGTCCGCATGGCGCCCGAGCTGTGCACCGAGGGCGGACTCGACCTCGACCAGGTCGTCGAGGCAATTCTCGCCGGTTTCCAGCAGGGCGAGCGGATCGCCGCCGACGCGGGCCGCCCGGTCATCGTGCGCCTGCTGGTCACCGCCATGCGCACCGCGGCCCGGTCCAGTGAGATCGCGGAGCTGGCCCTGCGTCACCGCGATGACGGTGTGGTCGGATTCGACATCGCCGGCGCCGAAGCGGGCTACCCGCCGAGCCGGCACATGGAGGCGTTCGACCGCATCCGCCAGGCGCACTTCCACATCACGATCCATGCCGGCGAGGCGTTCGGACTACCGTCCATATCCGAAGCGCTGGGATGGTGCGGGGCCGAGCGGCTGGGCCACGGTGTGCGCATAGTCGACGACATCGAGATGACCCCCGATGGGCCCGTGCTCGGCACCCTCGCCAACTACGTACGTGACCGGCGGGTGCCACTCGAGATGTGCCCGTCGTCCAATGTGCACACGGGTGCCGCCGCGTCGATTGCGGAGCACCCGATCGGACTGCTGATGGACCTGCGTTTCAGGGTCACCATCAGCACCGACAACAGGCTGATGAGCGGGGTGAGGCTTTCCGACGAGTTCTGCCTGCTGGCGGAGCACCATGGCGTGGACCTGGC carries:
- a CDS encoding adenosine deaminase, translating into MQITPQLAVDAPKVLLHDHLDGGLRPTTIIELAGEYGYDGLPSTDPDELAASVRRGANRRDLELYLQTFAHTVGVMQHAGAITRVARECAEDLAADGAVYAEVRMAPELCTEGGLDLDQVVEAILAGFQQGERIAADAGRPVIVRLLVTAMRTAARSSEIAELALRHRDDGVVGFDIAGAEAGYPPSRHMEAFDRIRQAHFHITIHAGEAFGLPSISEALGWCGAERLGHGVRIVDDIEMTPDGPVLGTLANYVRDRRVPLEMCPSSNVHTGAAASIAEHPIGLLMDLRFRVTISTDNRLMSGVRLSDEFCLLAEHHGVDLATMQWLTVNAMKSAFIHFDDRLRLIDDVIKPTYSKLGVGR
- a CDS encoding HAD hydrolase-like protein, encoding MGTTTPTGTPVIGLDGDDTLWHSENHFVTTTERLADLLEPYVTHTAEAEARLIEVEQRNLALFGYGVKAFTISMIETAIEVSAQQVTASEIHRIVEWSKEMMEHPVELLSGVAETVELLARDHRLLLVTKGDLLHQESKVARSGLAEHFEGIHIVSEKDPDTYARILDAHSVEPGGFVMVGNSLRSDILPVVALGGRGVHVPYHTTWALEAIDEDNLPDSVVHLDGISSLPALLSAGGP